The nucleotide window tgggggtgggggtgtccaaAGCACTTTGGAAGAGGTCTCAGGCCAGGTCCCCAGCGGCCTGCCAGGCTTCACACGGCCTCTGATACCCTCATACTCCGCCTTGAGCTGTTTGACCAGGGGATAAGAGGTTCTGGCTCCACACCCCACTTGTTGCCCTCCAGCCTCATGACCAGTGTTCCTGACCGCAGCCTCTGCCCAGGCAAACCTGTACCTTCTTGCTCGGAACAAGGCAAGGGGCTACGGGCTCACAGTGTTACTTAGACTGTATCACCCAGCCCTGTttatttgtgtaattatttttgtaaACATGGTATCATCTGTGGTTGCCaccccccgccccagccccagccttggATCCAGTCTGTCTTCCAGGCCTGCCTACACCTCACTTGGCTGCTCCAGGGCCTCTGCCCTTTGTCCCAGCTGTGGTTGTCAGGCCCAGCCAGCTGAGGCTGTGACCCAGCAGCCTGCCCAAAGCACttatggagggaaagagaggggactTCTCAGTAGGAAGTTTGAGCCTGGAGCCCTGGGGAAGGGGACCCTGCACGACATTCCCTTGTCCACCCTCCACCAGGTTGAAGGCCCAGTCTTCCCAGACGTGCTACCCCCGTTTAATGTGCCAAATGGCCCCAGTTCACGTGCCCGTCCCCCCTCTGCAGTCAGAGCTCCTTCTCCCAATCCCTGCGGTGTCCATTTGTCCATCCTGTGCTCTCTGCAGTGACAGCCCTGGCCAAGCCACCTCTAATCCTCTGTAGCAATAATGGTGTGCCGCCCGCCACTGCCCATTGTGCACCACTAGGGTTTTAAAGTCCATAGATTTTAATGAAATTTCTATTCCTGTCTCTGAGCTGCTGCTGTGCTTTGTCTGGGTCCCTTGGGGACAAAAAGTCGGGCTGGGATGGGTCCTCTGTTTGCCAAGCCTCTGTGGAGGCCTGTGTAGAGGAGAAGGGCCAAAGGCTTTGATATTTAGAACAGGTGTCCTGCCACTCGGTCCTAGATACTAGTGACCTGGGAAGGGGCGGGGCTGGGACCAGACTAAGACACAGCTCTGTGGAGACTGAGTGAGCTCATCCAAGAACGAAGCAGAAGCTGGTAGGGGCAGCAGGTGGGAACAGCAGATGGGCGAGTTACAGCAGAAGCCTGTTTTGTGACCAGCCCTTCAGGTTGGAGCCTGGGATGCCGCACTGGACACTGATGTGGAAGCTGGCTCTTCCCAACAGCTGTACCGAAGCTGCCGCCCTCTCCAGCGGTGGGTGACTGCCTGACCTTGAGGGTGGGGGCAGCGCTCCGAAGGAGGTGTAGGCATGTAGCCATGGAGACAAGGAAAGGGTCTGAAGCCTGGAATGGACCTCAAGGGCTTCTGCCTGCACGGGATAGGCAGCTGTGAGATGCCCATGACATGACCCTTCACACACCCCCGCCTGCCCTGTGTTTGGGTGTACCTGTGCTTGGCAGAGACACAGGAAGGCCCCACAGAGACCTGAAGCTCCTGTTCCATGGCCTTCTTCTGTTCCTTTATCTCTGAGGAAGGGCACAGCTGAGACAGTGCCTGGCTTTTCCAGAGAACGTACAGTATGGGGAAAGGTAGGGGACAGGGTATTCTAGGGACTTGCTTGGGATCCTTACCTGCCAGGGTGGGCTCTAGGGTGGCCTTGGAGGGCTGGCAAGCCTGCATCTGCTCCGTTTCCAGACAGTGCTGTGGAGAAAGCTGGTTCAGGGACCCCGCCTAAAGGTAGGGCTCAGGGGCAAGACCATGCAGCCTTGCAGTCTGACCCTCATGAGTGCATAGCCCGTGGAGAAGGCCACGCTTAGCAAGATGGTAGCCGCACGTCCAGTCCCTTAAGGAGAGAGgaggcgggctggagagatggctcagtggttaagagcattgcatgttcttccaaaggttctgagttcaattcccagcaaccacatggtggctcacaaccatctgaaatgaggtctggtgccctcttctggccttcaggcatacacacagacagaatattgtatacataataaataaatattagaaaaaaaaaggagagaggaggcaaGAGACCCCAGGCTGTCCAGTGGGCTAGTCTAAAACTGCCGCCTCTGGCCTCTGAAACATGAGAAACAGGTGTAGGATTCACACACCTTGACATACACATAGGTCCGCAAACACACAGGTTGTGATCCCTGCTAAACAGAGAACCTGGGGAAGGCTCAGGGCTGCGCTCACCTGCAGGTCAGAGATCTCTTTCTGCAGCATGTGACACTCCTCCTCCAGGAGGCTCCTAGACAGGAGTGTGAACAGCCAGAACCAGTGAGCAGGACCTCCCAGCTGCACCTATCACATGGTCCCAACCTCCAGAGCTACCAGGAGTCACATTGTTCTGTGGGCACTGCCTGGCCATAGCCTTCCAGCACCCACCATTTCCAGTCACCTCACTATCTGCACCCCCGTGGGCACCATCCTCTTCTGTACCCTGGCACTGAGCCTCTGGCTCATCCTGCTTCCATTAGCCCCACACCACAGCCTTCTTGTGCTTAGGGCcctggcacacaaacacacacacacacacacacacacacacacacacacacacacacacagtctacctACCTGCACACTCTCTTCCAGGCAGTCCCAACCCCTTAAGGTCCACCCCTGTCTTCTTGCCCCCAATCTACATACACTCAAGTGCCACTAGGCCTCACCTCAGGTGTCTGACAACCTGGTCAATGTTAGACACATTCAGTTGGTCCTTGATGACACTGAGGTCCCTGGGACAGCTGCTGACAGGTGAAGTTAACATCACCCCCTCCGTGTGGCTCATTCTAGTCCTTCAGGGAACAAATGCCACTTCtagataattttgttttctttgtacagGCAACATAATAGAGTACAAACAATAGTTTCAGAGCCGAGGCTTCCACATGGGTTCTGCCACCTTCACCATGAGACCTCAGGGAAATTGTTTATCTTCctgagctttctttttttatctaaAAACTGGGGACAATGCTCAGCTTATAGGATTGTAGGGGGATTTAAACAAGAACTTGGAGCCAGgtgatgatggtgcacacctttagtcccagcactctggaggcagagacaggtggggatctctgtgagtttgaggccagcctggtctacaaagcaagttccagacaggctccaaagctaaagagaaaccttgtctttggggggggggagtgtccaGCCCCAGAATGAGAACTCTTCCACAGATCTGACGGACCAATTGGCTGGACCTTCTGCCTGGCAGGGGCAGAGCCTCCCTCTTTACCATCACTTTACCTGGGCTCGCTGGCTCTCATCCGTGATACTTCCTGTTGTGTTGAGTCACACCCGGGCTCCTCCAAGGCAAAGCGGAGGACCCTGGGACTATACTGGGCCCACACCTCAGTCTGGTCCCTGAAAAGGTGTGCATGAAGGGACCTCCTTTCAGGAAACTACAGGAAAAGGCCACACTGGCTCTTTGTCAGGGGCAGCCCATCTGATGTCTGGGCAAGGTGGCCGGGCCAGAGACTCCCACCTGCCCTCACAGACAGCCTTAAGGCGGAGGCCTTGAAGCAACTGTCGGAGTTCTTGGCGCATGATATCCCTCAGGAGGGGTGGTGGtgcaagaagggagggagagtcaaACATGGGGTGGGATCCCGAGGCTTGAGAAGACCGAGACTCTTGGAGCAGTGCCTTTAGCATCGCCACCTGCAAGGAGAGCTGGGGCACCTTGCCACTGGGGCAGAGGGGATGGGTGTATGTT belongs to Microtus pennsylvanicus isolate mMicPen1 chromosome 13, mMicPen1.hap1, whole genome shotgun sequence and includes:
- the Ccdc24 gene encoding coiled-coil domain-containing protein 24 isoform X2; its protein translation is MSRDSPALWELVEEHVPLPERPEVKRILGEAAVDLSLELREEVAMLKALLQESRSSQASGSHPMFDSPSLLAPPPLLRDIMRQELRQLLQGLRLKAVCEGRWESLARSLHAHLFRDQTEVWAQYSPRVLRFALEEPGCDSTQQEVSRMRASEPSCPRDLSVIKDQLNVSNIDQVVRHLRSLLEEECHMLQKEISDLQHCLETEQMQACQPSKATLEPTLAEIKEQKKAMEQELQVSVGPSCVSAKHRQKPLRSIPGFRPFPCLHGYMPTPPSERCPHPQGQAVTHRWRGRQLRYSCWEEPASTSVSSAASQAPT
- the Ccdc24 gene encoding coiled-coil domain-containing protein 24 isoform X3, whose amino-acid sequence is MSRDSPALWELVEEHVPLPERPEVKRILGEAAVDLSLELREEVAMLKALLQESRSSQASGSHPMFDSPSLLAPPPLLRDIMRQELRQLLQGLRLKAVCEGRDQTEVWAQYSPRVLRFALEEPGCDSTQQEVSRMRASEPSSCPRDLSVIKDQLNVSNIDQVVRHLRSLLEEECHMLQKEISDLQHCLETEQMQACQPSKATLEPTLAEIKEQKKAMEQELQVSVGPSCVSAKHRQKPLRSIPGFRPFPCLHGYMPTPPSERCPHPQGQAVTHRWRGRQLRYSCWEEPASTSVSSAASQAPT
- the Ccdc24 gene encoding coiled-coil domain-containing protein 24 isoform X1, which gives rise to MSRDSPALWELVEEHVPLPERPEVKRILGEAAVDLSLELREELSLQVAMLKALLQESRSSQASGSHPMFDSPSLLAPPPLLRDIMRQELRQLLQGLRLKAVCEGRDQTEVWAQYSPRVLRFALEEPGCDSTQQEVSRMRASEPRTRMSHTEGVMLTSPVSSCPRDLSVIKDQLNVSNIDQVVRHLRSLLEEECHMLQKEISDLQHCLETEQMQACQPSKATLEPTLAEIKEQKKAMEQELQVSVGPSCVSAKHRQKPLRSIPGFRPFPCLHGYMPTPPSERCPHPQGQAVTHRWRGRQLRYSCWEEPASTSVSSAASQAPT